From a region of the Solanum stenotomum isolate F172 chromosome 2, ASM1918654v1, whole genome shotgun sequence genome:
- the LOC125856465 gene encoding uncharacterized protein LOC125856465: protein MKLGLITAYSRSSPTTVTLISGNPHAKTATFGVKFPSSFRLNSGYKISNFSLTICSSKSSSAVDSAGAGTETYNQTVDGEISSPQVTESLNVEVGSPKILPNYFPPKLSLSDQAFFLLAFIACTTSVAFTSLVVATVPTLFAMRRAAISLSKLADTAREELPSTMAAIRLSGMEISDLTLELSDLSQEIADGVNKSARAVQAAEAGIRQIGSRAHQQTMSMIQERADLPVISLQPVVTGAAKKTSRAVSQATRRFMNMISGGELGSEMEDNREIDPEP, encoded by the exons ATGAAGCTCGGTCTCATTACTGCATATTCCCGTTCTTCTCCGACCACTGTCACACTCATCTCCGGCAATCCCCATGCTAAAACAGCGACGTTCGGCGTGAAATTTCCCTCTTCCTTCAGACTCAACTCCGGCTACAAAATCTCTAACTTCTCCCTGACAATTTGTTCGTCTAAATCATCATCTGCAGTTGATTCTGCCGGTGCCGGAACGGAAACATATAATCAAACTGTAGATGGAGAAATTTCGTCGCCTCAGGTTACGGAATCGCTCAATGTTGAAGTCGGAAGCCCTAAAATTCTACCGAATTATTTCCCTCCCAAATTAAGCTTAAGTGACCAAGCTTTCTTTCTCTTGGCCTTCATTGCTTGCACG ACGTCGGTGGCTTTCACAAGTCTGGTAGTTGCAACTGTACCAACACTGTTT GCGATGCGTAGAGCAGCAATATCTTTGTCTAAGTTGGCAGATACTGCTCGAGAGGAGCTTCCTAGTACAATGGCTGCTATCAGGCTGTCTGGGATGGAAATCAGTGACCTTACACTGGAATTGAGTGATTTAAG TCAAGAGATTGCTGATGGTGTCAACAAATCTGCTCGAGCTGTGCAAGCAGCAGAAGCTGGAATCAGACAAATTGGGTCTCGTGCTCACCAGCAAACAATGT CAATGATTCAGGAGAGAGCAGATCTTCCAGTCATATCTTTGCAGCCAGTTGTAACTGGAGCAGCAAAGAAGACTTCTCGTGCTGTTAGCCAAGCTACGAGAAGATTCATGAATATGATCTCTGGAGGTGAACTTGGCTCAGAAATGGAAGACAATAGGGAAATTGATCCAGAACCTTAA